TTCAGTTGTTGTGCTCTAGACTTATTGCAAATAGAATTAAACAGGTTGTGAAAAAGTATATAACAAAATGTGTAAGAAAGACCATCCACTAACCAGGAAATCCACATATTATATCGGTGGCAATCTGCATCCCTGGCACAAGCTCAGTTAAGGTATCTACAACAGTCCTGAACTCACTCACAGTATATTCCCGATTCATTGCCTGAGACATTCCGATTATTAGTAAATATATTGGTTAGCACATTATTGTCCACAATCTTATCAATAATTTTCAGGACTTACACTCAAAATAGTATCACTTCCAGACTGAACTGGTACATGCAAAAAAGAATACACACATGGATGCCGCAAAATCTCTGCTATCTCTTTCAAGTGCTCAAGGATAAAAGGAGGATTGGTCATTCCGATACGAAGCATAGTGCTCGCATTAGGTGGTAGTTCTGCTACTAATGCATTCAATAAATTTGGAAGATTGGCACCAATGTCACGACCTGTAAAAATCATGACCTAAGAAACTCTAGATGTAAAACCAAATCtcaattttaaaacattttaaaCAACCTAATTGCTTGGATGTATAAATCACTTAAAAAGGTAATTTCGTAAGCTCAGGTCTGCAAATATCTTAAATTTGTGAAAAAGTGAAAGTAATTGAAGGAATCTAACCAATTTTAGAAATTACCATAAGCTCCAGTGTCTTCACTGCTTAGCCAAATCTCTTTAACTCCATCAGATATGACAGATTTTACACGCCCAACCTGCATTAAGGAATAATACATATATGAGCAAACtgaaatagtaaaaaaaataaaacataatgtaGGCCACTATCAAAGTACGTACAAGGCTATCTATAGTGTAACTCCCTAGGTGACCCCGAGCATGCTTTGTCTTGCAATAAGTGCACGCACCTAAACAACCAACATTAATTGGAAGAATCTCAACAAACTTGTTCTTTCTCACCTGTTACAAAGGGACAATAATTAATCCATCTCCtgactatttaaaaaaaaaacaaactgaTATACATTATACCGAAGCATAAAACATTACCATGCGACAACTGAAtggtaaaataataatattcaggTAAGTGAAGAAATTTCCATAGATAGAAGAGCAATTAAAAATGGCGAAATTCATACCTTTGGAAGGTCAAGTGCTGGCAATGTCTTACGGGTCAAAAGACGCACTTCATGACCTTTTAAAGTCTCCTCTACAACTTCAACAACACGATGAATTTGCTGGACTCCAACTATGCTGATCCCGTCGAGCTCTTTCAAATCTCGACTTCCTTGAGGTACACAGCCAGAAACAACTAGTGGTTTATTTGAAGATTTACCTTTTGCTATGATGGTGTCCATGGCAGATTGACTTGGGGATTTGACTGTGCAACTGGAGCAGTGATTAATTAACAGAGTATTCATTTGAAATGTATATAAGTATATGGCTGCAGTAAGGATGCTATTGCTACCTCTACCTCAACCTCACAGCAAAGAGAACTACTAATATGGTTGTTTGAATTGAAAGGGGCttatatatacaataaatacATACATACATGTGATGTGCATTAATAATTAACTAAACAAGAGCAATGAAAAGACTTACGTGTTGATGAGCCATAGATCGGCTTCGTCGGGGTTATCACTCAATGAATAGCCGAAAGCCGAAAGCTGACCAGCCATATATTCACTGTCACTCTGTTCATGTTCGAATCAGAACAAACAGTaattaactaactaactaactgaaATCTGAATGAAGATTAAGATGATGTAATTGAAAGAAAGAACTTTGCCTGGTTATGAGAGCAGCCGAAGGTCTTCATGTAGATAGTCTGAGTGCCAGGGATTGCAGAAGAACAAGGTGAACAACGCTGATTCCTCTTCGTTCCAACGCCAACACCAACTGCCGCTACTGGCAAACGAAAGCCTGCCGGGTGACCAGTTGTGGTTCCGATCAGCATATCCTCAATGTCCTCCATTTCCTCTCCTCACCTCGATTCTCCTTCTCTGCACTCTGCACTGCACACACCCACCCTCCGCCCTAgaaatcaatttcaatttcactaTTTTACTGTGTTTATATATGACATGtcatatcatttttttatttcaattttaaatattttttcctttaaaaaaatcaatataaaataattttaataaataattatatttccTTCTATTCACTAATAAATAAATTTGCTTTAATTGTCTTCCACTACCAGAGTTCTCAATAACATGTCCCTAAACGACAACTCAAGTCGGCTTATGCAATAGTGAAAATAGGGTTAAGGGAGAGAGAATGGTTGAAAACTTTATCCAATAAGGCTCGTTTGAAAACTTTGTCCAAAATGAaaccacaaaaaataaaaaaagaaaccctaaaaaaaaGGAAACCCCAAAATGAAaccctgaaaaaaaaagaaaaaaaatggtttGTAGAATTACATGAAGCGTTCACAATGGCGACAAACCGAACAAAGCGGTATACTAATGGCACCATTTTCAtggtattttaaaaaaaattgtataaaggagttctcaaagataaaaaaatgaaaaacaaaaactaaaaccaCGAAAAAAAACGAAAccacaaaaaaaatgaaaccctgaaaaaaaaaaccacaaaaaaatgAAACCCTGAAAAAAAAACGAAACCACAAAAAAATGAAACCCTAAAAATATGAAACCctgaaaaaaatgaaaccacattcaaattttttttccagggTTTTTTgtggtttcatttttttttcagggtttcaattttttcttgtggtttcagtttttttttatggtttcaaatttttttcagagtttcattttttttgttgtttcagttttttttcagggtttcaaattttttttgaggtttcattttttttttgtggtttcagttttttttcagggtttcaattttttttgtggtttcagttttttttttttggtttaatttttttattgaaaaatgaatccctaaaaaaaaataaagcgtTTGCCCATGAAGTCCACCTTCGACTCGAAGCGTTTGCCCAAAAAAGTCCAACTTCCTACTCGAAGTGTTTGCCCAAAATGTCCACCTTCCGACTCGAAGCGTTTTTTCCCAAAAATGTCCACCTTCCGACTCGAAGCGTTTTTTTCTAAAAAGGTCCACCTTCCGACTTGTAGCGTTTGCCCTAGAAAGTCTACCTTCCTGCTCGAAGCGTTTGCCTAAAATGTCCACCTTCGACTCGAAGCGTTCTTTTCCCAAAAATGTCCACCTTCCGACTCGAAGCGTTCTCCCAAGATACACCTTCTGACTCGTAGCGTTTGCCCAAAAAGTCCACCTTTCGACTCGAAGCGTTTTCCCAAAAAAGGGGTTCAGAAACCCCTTTAGGGGTTCAGAAACCCCTATAGGGGTTCAAGGAGAGAGAATGGTTGAAAACTTTATCCAATAGAGCTCGTTTGAAAACTTTGTCCAATAGAGCTTATTTCATGATataatcatttatttttaaaaaatttatcaattatatatttttaagttgtttatgtatacttttgaaaaaaaaaaagtagaaataTGATTATTTCTTTAAGCTAATGTAGTAGCTTTTGAAATAATCAATTATTTCCAATGTAGATAAATCAAAATCCAGATGTCTTGTTATGTTCCCTTCACATCATCTGCCAAACAT
This portion of the Lotus japonicus ecotype B-129 chromosome 3, LjGifu_v1.2 genome encodes:
- the LOC130748004 gene encoding uncharacterized protein LOC130748004, whose translation is MEDIEDMLIGTTTGHPAGFRLPVAAVGVGVGTKRNQRCSPCSSAIPGTQTIYMKTFGCSHNQSDSEYMAGQLSAFGYSLSDNPDEADLWLINTCTVKSPSQSAMDTIIAKGKSSNKPLVVSGCVPQGSRDLKELDGISIVGVQQIHRVVEVVEETLKGHEVRLLTRKTLPALDLPKVRKNKFVEILPINVGCLGACTYCKTKHARGHLGSYTIDSLVGRVKSVISDGVKEIWLSSEDTGAYGRDIGANLPNLLNALVAELPPNASTMLRIGMTNPPFILEHLKEIAEILRHPCVYSFLHVPVQSGSDTILSAMNREYTVSEFRTVVDTLTELVPGMQIATDIICGFPGETDEDFSQTVNLIKEYKFSQVHISQFYPRPGTPAARMKKVPSNVVKRRSRELTNVFEAFTPYSGMEGKVERIWITDVASDGVHLVGHTKGYIQVLVIAPDYMLGTSAMVKITSVGRWSVFGEVIEMVNHVSDDKVVNKQDPNQDMQEPESCACGNDIDSCCGQSNLDKNDQSRGPAEPQSQNSRNFIGWILRKRKHLHKGVESELASGSVQNQEGSMKKLDFVDKALLSGISISIFMIIAIVAALTFRVIWSQ